The following proteins are co-located in the Solanum pennellii chromosome 1, SPENNV200 genome:
- the LOC107030221 gene encoding transmembrane 9 superfamily member 2-like, with product MKKVHVILSICMLILLIIFRIFIIQDYNAFDDHFYKQGDHVPLFANKIGPFHNPSESYRYYDLPFCIPDHVKLEENKEDVGEVLNGDRLMSGPYALDFLVDKDSEILCRKKLTKDEVAQFRRAVDKDYYFEMYYDELPIWGLIGRVENREVTEDTKYYNYFLYKHIHFDIHYNRDRVIEITARMDPHSVLDLTEDREVDAEFTYTAKWKGTDILFENRMDKFLQTSLPHIHWFSIINSCVTVLLLTGFLATILMRVLKNDFVKYAHDEEAVNDQEETGWKYIHGDVFRFPKHKSLFAAALGCGAQLFTLTIFIFLMALVGVFYPYNRGALFTALLVIYALTSGVGGYTSTSFYCQLEGTNWVKNLIWTGCLFFGPLALTFCFLNSVAVSYSSTAALPFNTIMLIVLMLTLVTSPLLVLGGIAGKNSRTNFQAPCRTTKYPREIPVLPWYRSTIPQMAMTGFLPFSAIYVELYYIFESVWGQKIYTIYSMLFIVFILLLIVTVFVTVASTYFQLATEDHKWWWRSFLCGGSTGLFIYTYCLYYYARSGMSGFMQTSFFFGYMACICYGFFLMFGTIGFRASLLFVRHIYRSIKCE from the exons ATGAAGAAAGTGCATGTTATTTTGTCGATTTGCATGCTAatccttttaattatttttcgtATTTTTATTATCCAAGATTACAATGCCTTTGATGATCATTTCTATAAACAAGGAGATCATGTTCCTCTTTTTGCTAATAAAATTGGCCCTTTTCACAATCCCAG TGAATCCTACAGATATTATGATCTGCCATTCTGCATACCAG ATCATGtgaaattagaagaaaataagGAAGATGTAGGTGAAGTTTTAAATGGGGATCGACTCATGAGTGGTCCTTATGCACTCGATTTCTTGGTAGATAAAGACTCGGAAATTCTTTGTCGAAAGAAGTTAACAAAGGATGAAGTTGCTCAGTTTCGAAGAGCAGTTGATAAGGACTATTACTTTGAGATGTACTACGATGAGTTGCCCATATGGGGCCTTATCGGAAGAGTTGAGAATAGGGAAGTGACAGAGGATACAAAATATTACAACTACTTTCTATACAAACACATACATTTCGATATCCACTATAATAGGGACCGTGTTATTGAGATCACTGCACGAATGGATCCACATTCTGTATTGGACCTGACAGAGGATAGGGAAGTCGATGCTGAGTTCACATACACCGCGAAATGGAAGGGAACAGATATTCTGTTTGAGAATCGGATGGATAAGTTCCTGCAGACTTCTCTACCGCATATCCATTGGTTCTCGATTATCAATTCTTGTGTCACTGTCCTCCTTTTAACCGGCTTCCTTGCCACGATTCTTATGCGAGTCCTTAAGAATGATTTTGTCAA GTATGCACATGATGAAGAAGCAGTTAACGATCAAGAGGAGACGGGATGGAAGTACATACACGGTGATGTCTTTAGGTTCCCGAAACACAAATCATTGTTTGCTGCAGCACTCGGTTGTGGTGCTCAGCTCTTTACATT GACAATTTTTATATTCCTGATGGCGCTTGTCGGGGTGTTTTATCCTTACAATAGAGGAGCTCTATTCACTGCCCTGCTGGTTATATATGCACTCACTTCTGGCGTTGGCGGATACACATCAACCTCTTTCTATTGCCAGCTTGAAGGAACTAATTGG GTAAAGAATCTGATCTGGACAGGATGTCTCTTCTTTGGGCCTCTCGCGTTAACGTTCTGCTTTCTCAATTCTGTTGCAGTTAGTTATAGTTCTACTGCTGCTCTACCATTCAATACAATTATGTTAATAGTACTTATGTTGACATTAGTGACATCTCCACTGCTCGTATTAGGCGGAATTGCTGGCAAAAATAGCAGAACAAATTTCCAAGCTCCATGTCGAACCACAAAGTATCCCAGAGAAATTCCAGTACTCCCTTGGTACCGTAGCACCATCCCTCAGATGGCAATGACAGGATTCTTACCATTTAGTGCCATCTACGTCGAGctttattacatatttgaaagtGTATGGGGTCAAAAAATCTACACAATTTACAGCATGTTGTTTATAGTCTTCATTCTTCTGCTGATAGTAACCGTGTTTGTCACTGTTGCATCGACTTATTTCCAACTAGCCACGGAAGATCATAAATGGTGGTGGAG GTCGTTTCTCTGTGGTGGATCAACTGGCCTATTTATCTACACCTATTGCTTGTACTACTACGCGAGATCAGGCATGTCTGGTTTCATGCAAACCTCGTTTTTCTTTGGATACATGGCTTGCATATGCTATGGTTTCTTCCTCATGTTCGGGACCATTGGTTTCCGCGCATCATTGCTCTTTGTTCGTCACATTTATCGATCAATCAAGTGTGAGTAA